From Bacteroidota bacterium, a single genomic window includes:
- a CDS encoding type IX secretion system membrane protein PorP/SprF, which yields MKRIFIIFTLQFALFASAFAQQDALVSQYMFNGLLLNPAYAGSKEYFSTTLLHRSQWTGWKGAPSTQIFTFHSLLRDKVSGVGLTVSNDHIGVTNRTEISGHYAYHIPLGENAKLAFGLKGGVSNYKAKLNELIYWDTDDQVFNQGVIRNLVPNAGVGAYFYTNKFYAGLSVPQLLSYDPREMFHIGENIATLPHVRRHYYLNVGYVIELSPSVALKPSVLVRYVHGAPIQADLNMNVLLNNMFWIGASWRTGDSFVGMLEFQATKRLRVGYSYDYTLTDISRYSNGSHEIMLGYDFGYKVLKMKSPRYF from the coding sequence ATGAAACGCATATTCATCATTTTCACGCTCCAATTTGCCCTCTTTGCCAGCGCGTTTGCGCAGCAAGACGCCCTTGTGAGCCAGTACATGTTCAACGGCCTGCTGCTGAATCCGGCGTATGCCGGCAGCAAGGAATATTTCAGCACCACCTTGCTGCACCGCAGTCAGTGGACCGGCTGGAAAGGTGCCCCCTCTACACAGATTTTCACCTTTCACAGCTTGTTGCGTGACAAGGTTTCTGGCGTAGGGCTTACGGTTTCCAACGATCATATCGGGGTGACCAACCGCACTGAAATCAGCGGTCATTATGCCTACCATATCCCGTTAGGTGAAAACGCAAAACTCGCATTCGGTCTCAAAGGTGGTGTCTCGAATTACAAGGCAAAATTGAACGAACTGATTTATTGGGATACCGACGATCAGGTATTCAACCAAGGAGTCATCCGCAATCTCGTTCCCAATGCCGGCGTCGGGGCCTATTTTTATACCAACAAGTTCTATGCTGGGCTTTCCGTCCCGCAGTTGTTGAGCTATGATCCGAGGGAGATGTTTCATATCGGGGAGAACATTGCGACCCTGCCGCATGTGCGCAGGCATTATTACCTCAATGTCGGGTATGTCATCGAATTGAGCCCCTCCGTGGCATTAAAACCCAGTGTTCTGGTGCGGTATGTACATGGCGCACCGATTCAGGCAGACCTGAATATGAACGTGTTGCTGAACAACATGTTCTGGATCGGGGCATCCTGGCGCACTGGCGACTCCTTTGTGGGCATGCTGGAATTCCAGGCCACGAAACGTCTGCGGGTGGGGTATTCCTATGACTACACACTCACCGACATTAGTCGCTATTCCAATGGGTCCCACGAGATTATGCTCGGGTACGACTTTGGCTACAAAGTGCTGAAGATGAAATCACCACGTTATTTCTAA